tttaagttttattttataaaattcaataaaatgtaattagttaattatttttaaggtcATTTCgtttactataaaaaaaaattaaggctttcagaatattaaattattattaaatagaaaattataaaaagaaaaaaaaaaggcgaCGTGGAGAATTGTAAGAGGACAGGAAGTAGTGGTGGTGGCCGTAACAAAAGATTGTACAGTTATATAAGCAAATATCATTTATCACGTGCGTTTGATCTTCCTTGAAAACGACGCCGTATACCCCACCTATCCCCATAAATACTCCACctctgttttcattttcacaaaatctactttctctctctctctctctctcattacTCAGATTTTCGTTGTGATGACAGCAAACTCGTCTCTCAGAATGAGGCGAAACTGCAACTTAGAACTTCGCCTTTCtcccaccaccaccgccgccgcctcctCTTCCGCCGATAACGGCAGCCTTCAAAGCCAGCAACTCACCATCTTCTACAACGGCCGGATCTGCGTCTGCGACGTTACCGAGCTTCAGGTACCAAAACCAACCCTTTTTTATACGATTTGTAGTACGGAACTTTCGTGCACCCGGTTTGTCTAAATTTCTAAAGAGCTACGTGGCGCCAAATCATTGATTGGCTGGCTGTGACCACCtcgtactttttttttttttttttttttttttttataaataatttgacaCGAAATCTTCACGCGACCCAGCGCGTGGTTTAGTTTCCGTCGTTAGGCCGACACCGCGTTTTGCTTTGTTGACATGTCGTTTTCACCCCACTAAAATTGGCTACACCTAATTCTTCTATGAATAGAAAAACGCACGTTTTCTTATAcgtcttctttttatttctttaatcttaTGGACAATAGACTAATCTAGTGATTTACgtaatcttttattattttattaattatatcatttatttatttaattaattaaattcaaataccCTCCTACTAATAATTACCCTAATTAATTCgaaactaaattaatcaaGTTAGATTCAGATTTTGATTAATGATTGGATCGGTGGATATTGCAGGCACGAGCGATTTTAAAGCTGGCAACTAGAGAAATGGAGGAGAAAGACTTGAATGAACCGACATCGCCGATGCTACAACAATCTCCCGTACCTCGGACACCGACCACTTCCGGGCTCTCTATGAAGAGATCGCTGCAAAGATTTCTGCAGAAGAGGAAGCATAGAGTCCAAGCAACATCTCCATACAATCACTGAAGCTAATTACAAGTCATTTGGGGTTTAGAAAATGTTTTAGATCAAGTTCTTGATgtccctttttttgttttgt
This sequence is a window from Cucurbita pepo subsp. pepo cultivar mu-cu-16 chromosome LG19, ASM280686v2, whole genome shotgun sequence. Protein-coding genes within it:
- the LOC111782051 gene encoding protein TIFY 5A-like, giving the protein MTANSSLRMRRNCNLELRLSPTTTAAASSSADNGSLQSQQLTIFYNGRICVCDVTELQARAILKLATREMEEKDLNEPTSPMLQQSPVPRTPTTSGLSMKRSLQRFLQKRKHRVQATSPYNH